In the genome of Telluria beijingensis, one region contains:
- a CDS encoding cytidine deaminase — translation MKYAKLIDEARAARELAYAPYSQFKVGAALECKDGRIFRGCNVENAAYGLCNCAERTALFSAIASGYRPGDFLALAVIGQTEGPIAPCGACRQVILELGGNALPVVLTNLEGAVFETTAAEQLPNAFGGRDLGM, via the coding sequence ATGAAATACGCGAAACTGATCGATGAAGCACGCGCCGCGCGCGAGCTGGCCTATGCCCCGTACTCGCAGTTCAAGGTAGGGGCCGCGCTGGAGTGCAAGGATGGCCGCATCTTCCGTGGGTGCAATGTGGAGAACGCCGCCTACGGCCTGTGCAATTGCGCCGAGCGCACCGCCTTGTTCAGCGCCATTGCCAGCGGCTACCGGCCGGGTGACTTCTTGGCGCTCGCCGTGATCGGCCAGACCGAGGGCCCGATCGCGCCGTGCGGCGCCTGCCGCCAGGTGATTCTCGAGCTGGGCGGCAACGCATTGCCGGTGGTCCTGACCAACCTGGAAGGGGCCGTGTTCGAGACCACGGCGGCAGAGCAGTTGCCGAATGCCTTCGGCGGGCGTGACCTCGGTATGTGA
- a CDS encoding DUF2058 domain-containing protein produces the protein MVSLQEQLLKAGLVDKKKVKQVNQDKSKQHKEVLRTGVEKVNESREAALEVQRQNAERARELNAQRDAAAAQKAILAQIAQLVQQNKQSKGKGDVPYNFTFGTKVERIHVTAQIVEHLVAGRLVIVHMNGSFELVPRVIGEKIAQRDAAIVVQVKKKVQEVEEDDPYADFKIPDDLMW, from the coding sequence ATGGTCTCGCTGCAGGAGCAGTTATTGAAAGCCGGCCTGGTCGACAAGAAGAAGGTCAAGCAGGTCAACCAGGACAAGAGCAAGCAACACAAGGAAGTGCTGCGCACCGGCGTGGAAAAGGTCAACGAATCGCGTGAAGCAGCGCTCGAGGTGCAGCGCCAGAATGCCGAACGCGCGCGAGAGCTCAATGCCCAGCGCGACGCCGCCGCGGCCCAGAAAGCCATCCTGGCCCAGATCGCCCAACTGGTGCAGCAGAACAAGCAATCGAAGGGCAAGGGCGACGTGCCCTATAACTTTACCTTCGGCACCAAGGTCGAGCGCATCCACGTGACGGCCCAGATCGTCGAGCACCTGGTGGCTGGCCGCCTGGTGATCGTGCACATGAATGGCAGCTTCGAACTGGTGCCGCGCGTGATCGGCGAGAAGATCGCCCAGCGCGATGCGGCCATCGTGGTGCAGGTCAAGAAAAAAGTGCAGGAAGTCGAGGAAGACGATCCTTACGCCGACTTCAAGATCCCGGACGACCTGATGTGGTGA
- a CDS encoding VOC family protein: MSSTVVPCLRYRDTPALIDWLCSNLGFEKRLVVPGKNGGVSHAELTLGDGMVMIGTEADDDYGQLLTTPGKTGGLQTQTIWIRVPDADDVYARVVDSGADIVRVIDDAPYGGREFACRDPEGHVWNVGTYDPWKAAS; the protein is encoded by the coding sequence ATGAGCTCGACCGTGGTTCCCTGCCTGCGTTACCGCGACACACCCGCGCTGATCGACTGGCTGTGCAGCAATCTTGGTTTTGAAAAACGCCTGGTGGTGCCAGGCAAGAATGGCGGCGTGAGCCATGCGGAGCTGACGCTGGGTGACGGCATGGTCATGATCGGCACCGAGGCCGACGACGACTACGGCCAGTTGCTGACCACGCCCGGCAAGACCGGCGGCCTGCAGACCCAGACCATCTGGATCCGCGTGCCGGATGCCGACGATGTGTATGCGCGGGTGGTCGACAGCGGCGCCGACATCGTCAGGGTCATCGATGACGCGCCATACGGCGGACGCGAATTCGCCTGCCGCGATCCTGAGGGCCATGTATGGAACGTGGGCACCTACGATCCCTGGAAAGCGGCTTCCTGA
- a CDS encoding DUF2076 family protein: MNPSDEKMLQDFLGQLVQAKGVTKDPEADALIQRAVAQQPDAAYLLVQRALLVEQALGNAKARIAELESRGNKESGGGFLDANAWGNSAAQNRPTNPVPGIGQGGYQQAAPATAQAAQPARGGGFLGGAGGSMLGTVAATAAGVAAGSFLFHGIGNLLGNDGQGASNHLLADNAADGGAAEAAGGGALADQAGIGSVDEAGGGGQDSLADNGNEDSLGGFFDGDGSDEGLFG; the protein is encoded by the coding sequence ATGAATCCATCCGATGAAAAGATGTTGCAGGATTTCCTGGGCCAACTGGTCCAGGCCAAAGGCGTTACCAAGGACCCGGAAGCCGACGCGCTGATCCAGCGCGCCGTGGCCCAGCAGCCCGACGCCGCCTATCTGCTGGTACAGCGCGCGCTGCTGGTCGAGCAGGCGCTGGGCAATGCCAAGGCCCGTATCGCCGAGCTGGAAAGCCGGGGCAATAAGGAGAGCGGCGGCGGTTTCCTCGACGCCAATGCCTGGGGCAATTCGGCGGCGCAGAATCGCCCGACCAATCCGGTGCCGGGCATCGGGCAGGGCGGCTACCAGCAAGCCGCACCGGCCACGGCCCAGGCCGCACAACCCGCGCGCGGCGGCGGCTTCCTCGGCGGCGCCGGCGGCAGCATGCTGGGCACGGTGGCGGCCACGGCTGCCGGCGTGGCGGCGGGCAGCTTCCTGTTCCACGGCATCGGCAACCTGCTGGGCAATGACGGGCAGGGGGCGTCGAACCATCTGCTGGCCGATAACGCGGCCGACGGTGGAGCGGCGGAAGCCGCAGGCGGCGGCGCGCTGGCCGACCAGGCCGGCATCGGCTCGGTCGACGAAGCCGGGGGTGGCGGACAGGACAGCCTGGCCGACAACGGTAACGAGGACAGCCTGGGCGGCTTCTTCGACGGCGACGGTTCGGACGAAGGCCTGTTCGGCTAG
- the chrA gene encoding chromate efflux transporter, translated as MPLQATLTTSSSIWSIFWIFLKLGLTSFGGPIAHLGYYRNEFVLRRRWLNEARYADLVALCQFLPGPASSQVGFSLGVLRGGGLAGGLAAWAGFTLPSALLMFAFALGAANLAGPWAAGLVHGLKLVAVAVVAQAVWGMARTLTPDRQRIAIALACMALVILVDGVATQLAAIAGGAMAGYWLCRGPLVQLDGALAMPVGRRAGIAALVLFAILLLGLPVLLGFTTHGPLLLFDVFYRSGALVFGGGHVVLPLLQAGTVATGWVPNETFLAGYGLAQALPGPLFAFAAFLGAQAGMTASALAGAALALLALFMPGLLLVYGTLPFWDRFRRHAAARRAMMGANAAVVGILGAALLDPVWTSAVFDVRDAGVALAGLLLLTLWKAPPWIVVILSAAAGVLLAAV; from the coding sequence ATGCCGCTCCAAGCCACGCTCACCACTTCCTCTTCCATCTGGTCCATCTTCTGGATCTTCCTGAAGCTCGGCCTGACCTCGTTCGGCGGCCCGATCGCCCATCTTGGCTACTACCGCAACGAATTCGTCCTGCGCCGCCGGTGGCTGAACGAGGCGCGCTATGCCGACCTGGTGGCCTTATGCCAGTTCTTGCCCGGGCCGGCGTCGAGCCAGGTCGGATTTTCGCTCGGGGTCCTGCGTGGCGGCGGCCTGGCAGGCGGCCTGGCGGCATGGGCAGGATTCACGCTGCCTTCGGCGCTGCTGATGTTTGCCTTCGCACTTGGCGCCGCGAACCTCGCCGGACCATGGGCTGCAGGCCTCGTGCATGGGCTGAAGCTGGTCGCGGTCGCCGTGGTGGCGCAGGCGGTGTGGGGGATGGCGCGCACGCTTACGCCAGACCGCCAGCGCATCGCGATCGCGCTTGCCTGCATGGCGCTGGTCATCCTGGTCGACGGGGTGGCCACACAACTGGCCGCGATCGCGGGCGGCGCCATGGCCGGATACTGGCTGTGCCGGGGGCCGCTGGTGCAACTGGACGGCGCGCTGGCGATGCCGGTCGGCCGCAGGGCTGGCATCGCCGCGCTGGTCCTGTTTGCCATCCTGCTGCTCGGGCTTCCCGTGCTGCTCGGGTTCACGACGCACGGTCCACTGCTGCTGTTCGATGTCTTCTATCGCTCCGGCGCGCTGGTATTCGGTGGCGGACACGTGGTGCTGCCCTTGCTGCAGGCAGGGACGGTGGCCACCGGGTGGGTCCCGAACGAGACTTTCCTGGCCGGCTATGGACTCGCCCAGGCCCTGCCCGGACCGCTGTTCGCCTTTGCTGCCTTCCTCGGCGCGCAGGCCGGAATGACGGCTAGCGCGCTTGCCGGCGCGGCGCTCGCCCTGCTGGCGCTATTCATGCCTGGCCTGCTGCTGGTCTACGGGACACTGCCGTTCTGGGACCGCTTTCGCCGCCACGCGGCCGCGCGCCGCGCCATGATGGGCGCGAATGCCGCCGTGGTCGGCATCCTCGGCGCCGCGCTGCTCGATCCGGTGTGGACCAGCGCCGTGTTCGATGTGCGCGATGCCGGCGTGGCGCTGGCGGGCTTGCTGCTGCTGACGCTGTGGAAGGCGCCGCCGTGGATCGTGGTGATCCTGTCGGCGGCGGCAGGCGTGTTGCTGGCGGCCGTCTAG
- a CDS encoding gamma carbonic anhydrase family protein, which yields MPIAPYLDAVPQLAAGVYLHDSAQVIGNVRIGADSSVWCNAVLRGDVNDIAIGSCTNIQDLTMGHVAHRTPHKPQGSPLVIGDYVTVGHSVILHGCRIGNDCLIGMGSIVMDDVVVEDLVMLGAGSLVAPGKRLESGFLYMGRPAEKVRPLTEAEKTWLRYSAEHYVRVKNNYLNPAQP from the coding sequence ATGCCGATCGCTCCCTACCTCGACGCCGTTCCCCAACTTGCCGCCGGCGTCTACCTGCACGATTCTGCCCAGGTCATCGGCAACGTCCGCATCGGCGCCGATTCCTCGGTCTGGTGCAACGCCGTGCTGCGCGGCGACGTCAATGACATCGCGATCGGCAGCTGCACCAATATCCAGGACCTCACGATGGGCCACGTCGCCCACCGCACGCCCCACAAGCCGCAGGGTTCGCCGCTGGTCATCGGCGACTACGTCACGGTCGGCCATTCGGTCATCCTGCACGGCTGCCGCATCGGCAACGACTGCCTGATCGGCATGGGCAGCATCGTGATGGATGACGTGGTGGTTGAAGACCTGGTGATGCTCGGCGCAGGCAGCCTGGTGGCGCCGGGCAAGCGGCTCGAGAGCGGTTTCCTGTACATGGGCCGGCCAGCCGAAAAGGTGCGGCCGCTGACGGAGGCCGAAAAGACCTGGCTGCGCTATTCGGCCGAGCACTACGTGCGGGTCAAGAACAATTACCTGAATCCGGCGCAGCCGTAA
- a CDS encoding LytR/AlgR family response regulator transcription factor translates to MTQTHPTALIADDEAPMRDQLRARLHEAWPELRIVAEAANGVEAVALAREHAPDIAFLDIRMPGMGGIDAARQIYAQCHIVFATAYDQYAVEAFEHGAIDYLLKPVTLARLDTTVARLRRQLDRAPQDIGAQLARLAQLGEQLAGQNQAAARPAWLRWIQAQSGNSLRMVSTREVLFFQSDDKYTRVQTATAQHLIRKTLKELEEELDPDEFWRIHRSTLVRVDAILEVRRDLRGRQMLRLHGYPDELEVSRNHGALFQQM, encoded by the coding sequence ATGACGCAAACGCACCCGACGGCCCTGATCGCCGACGACGAAGCCCCGATGCGCGACCAGCTGCGCGCCCGCCTGCACGAGGCATGGCCGGAGCTGCGCATCGTGGCCGAAGCGGCCAACGGCGTCGAAGCGGTGGCGCTGGCGCGCGAGCACGCGCCGGACATCGCCTTCCTCGACATCCGCATGCCGGGCATGGGCGGCATCGACGCGGCGCGCCAGATCTATGCGCAATGCCATATCGTGTTCGCCACCGCCTACGACCAGTACGCGGTCGAGGCTTTCGAGCATGGCGCGATCGACTACCTGCTGAAACCCGTCACCCTGGCGCGCCTGGACACGACGGTGGCGCGCCTGCGCCGCCAGCTGGACCGGGCGCCGCAGGACATCGGCGCGCAACTGGCGCGGCTCGCGCAGCTGGGCGAGCAGCTGGCGGGCCAGAACCAGGCCGCCGCCAGACCGGCGTGGCTGCGCTGGATCCAGGCCCAGTCCGGCAACAGCCTGCGCATGGTGAGCACGCGCGAAGTGCTGTTCTTCCAGTCGGACGACAAGTACACGCGGGTTCAGACCGCCACCGCCCAGCACCTGATCCGCAAGACGCTCAAGGAGCTCGAGGAAGAGCTGGACCCGGACGAGTTCTGGCGCATCCACCGTTCGACGCTGGTGCGGGTGGACGCCATCCTTGAAGTCAGGCGCGACCTGCGCGGTCGCCAGATGCTGCGCCTGCACGGCTATCCCGACGAGCTGGAAGTGAGCCGCAACCACGGGGCGCTGTTCCAGCAGATGTAG
- a CDS encoding sensor histidine kinase has protein sequence MAATQINRALDFVRDAFREAGVLWWRFFDWLALIEWRQLYLVWFLVFVTGLFIKLTEPAIWFILISFGVKVLAGGKRRAELLARDASTKADVANLERRLTEAQMATLQAQVEPHFLFNTLALIGQLIETDQKEAARVHGYLIEYLRASLPQMRATKGTGGTLGKQVELSRAYLSIMQARMKERLAVRFEVPDFLGSAPFPPMMLQTLIENSIKHGLEPKVAGGTIVVRSRVEGAILHVDVVDDGVGFNPHAGNGVGLANIRERLALLYGKDAELVIETPAGGGACVSIRLPYRMTEDG, from the coding sequence ATGGCCGCCACCCAGATCAACCGCGCACTCGACTTCGTCCGCGACGCCTTCCGCGAGGCGGGCGTGCTGTGGTGGCGCTTCTTCGACTGGCTGGCGCTGATCGAATGGCGCCAGCTGTACCTGGTCTGGTTCCTGGTGTTCGTGACCGGCCTCTTCATCAAGCTCACCGAGCCGGCGATCTGGTTCATCCTGATCTCGTTCGGCGTCAAGGTGCTGGCCGGCGGCAAGCGCCGCGCCGAGCTGCTGGCGCGCGACGCCTCGACCAAGGCCGACGTCGCCAATCTCGAACGGCGCCTGACCGAGGCCCAGATGGCCACGCTCCAGGCCCAGGTCGAACCGCACTTCCTGTTCAACACACTGGCCCTGATCGGCCAGCTGATCGAGACCGACCAGAAAGAGGCCGCGCGCGTGCACGGCTACCTGATCGAATACCTGCGCGCCTCGCTGCCGCAGATGCGGGCCACGAAAGGCACGGGCGGCACCCTGGGCAAGCAGGTCGAGCTGTCGCGCGCCTACCTGTCCATCATGCAGGCGCGCATGAAGGAAAGGCTGGCGGTGCGCTTCGAGGTGCCCGACTTCCTCGGCAGCGCGCCATTCCCGCCGATGATGCTGCAGACCCTGATCGAGAATTCGATCAAGCACGGCCTGGAGCCGAAGGTTGCCGGCGGCACCATCGTCGTGCGCTCCCGGGTCGAAGGCGCCATCCTGCATGTCGACGTGGTCGACGACGGCGTCGGCTTCAACCCGCATGCCGGCAATGGCGTCGGGCTGGCGAATATCCGCGAGCGCCTCGCGCTGTTGTACGGCAAGGATGCCGAGCTCGTGATCGAAACCCCGGCCGGCGGCGGCGCCTGCGTGTCGATCCGCCTGCCCTACCGCATGACGGAAGACGGCTGA
- a CDS encoding GNAT family N-acetyltransferase, which yields MSTYITPVLTTERLVLRPLAASDAPALYTIFSDPAVVRYWSAEPWTDISFAETAIARALEAYRDETELRFAVELVSSRALIGTVALHHFFNQNKRCELGYALGSAHWGKGYAFEAIAAALEHGFREVGLNRVEADIDPRNTASARVLEKLGFRKEGHMPQRWLVHGEYADTAFYGLLRDYWNDRVNH from the coding sequence ATGTCGACTTATATCACCCCTGTCCTGACCACCGAACGCCTGGTGCTGCGCCCGCTGGCCGCGAGTGACGCACCGGCCCTGTACACGATCTTTTCCGACCCGGCCGTGGTGCGCTACTGGAGCGCCGAGCCGTGGACCGATATCTCCTTCGCCGAAACCGCCATCGCCCGTGCGCTGGAAGCCTACCGCGACGAGACCGAGCTGCGCTTCGCAGTCGAACTCGTTTCCAGCCGCGCGTTGATCGGCACCGTGGCCCTGCACCACTTCTTCAACCAGAACAAACGCTGCGAACTCGGCTATGCGCTGGGCAGCGCGCACTGGGGCAAGGGCTATGCCTTCGAAGCGATCGCGGCCGCGCTGGAACACGGCTTCCGCGAGGTCGGTCTGAACCGGGTCGAAGCCGACATCGATCCACGCAACACGGCCTCGGCCCGGGTGCTGGAAAAACTGGGCTTCCGCAAGGAGGGCCATATGCCGCAGCGCTGGCTGGTGCATGGCGAGTATGCCGACACCGCGTTCTACGGCCTGCTGCGCGACTACTGGAACGACAGGGTGAACCACTGA
- a CDS encoding FAD-dependent oxidoreductase — translation MSATTEVLDLSAFDQHAGNAGEPAPPTGRQVAVVGAGVAGMACAIRLALLGNGVVLYEARSRERMLETPPADLSERESFERMVAQGRIRCEYGRKLGLNLALADLHLWHDAVFLGVGLASSRVLALSGSAPAGLFDAGQRVAAVQALDDLLALPVPQRAIVIGASRGAVGMAARLKQLGAQDVTLALRHALAPDGREEEVARACFVRVRGWVAPLEVLRDERGAVETVRFEQTRMLGGRVVDTGGFTEIAAHAVFKAVGRAAGPELDPLVPGQSREGDRIEVDGRFRTALPGIYAGGDCVAPRLEATQARRHGLQAAQAIHADLLA, via the coding sequence ATGAGCGCCACCACCGAAGTCCTGGACTTGTCCGCATTCGACCAACACGCCGGGAATGCCGGCGAGCCGGCGCCGCCGACCGGCAGGCAGGTGGCGGTGGTCGGCGCCGGCGTGGCTGGCATGGCCTGCGCCATCCGGCTGGCGCTGCTCGGCAACGGCGTCGTGCTGTACGAGGCGCGCTCGCGCGAGCGCATGCTCGAGACCCCGCCAGCGGATCTGTCCGAACGGGAGTCGTTCGAGCGCATGGTGGCGCAGGGGCGCATCCGCTGCGAATACGGCCGCAAGCTGGGCCTCAACCTGGCCCTGGCCGACCTGCACCTGTGGCATGACGCGGTCTTCCTCGGGGTCGGACTGGCGTCCAGCCGCGTGCTGGCGCTGTCGGGCAGCGCGCCGGCCGGCCTGTTCGATGCCGGCCAGCGGGTGGCGGCGGTGCAGGCGCTGGACGACCTGCTGGCGCTGCCGGTGCCGCAGCGCGCGATCGTGATCGGCGCCAGCCGCGGCGCGGTCGGCATGGCGGCGCGCCTGAAGCAGCTCGGCGCCCAGGACGTGACGCTGGCGCTGCGTCATGCGCTGGCGCCCGACGGCCGCGAAGAAGAAGTGGCGCGCGCCTGCTTCGTGCGGGTGCGCGGCTGGGTCGCGCCGCTCGAGGTGCTGCGCGACGAGCGCGGCGCGGTCGAGACGGTGCGCTTCGAGCAGACCCGCATGCTGGGCGGCCGCGTGGTCGATACCGGCGGCTTCACCGAGATCGCGGCCCATGCCGTGTTCAAGGCGGTCGGCCGCGCGGCCGGTCCCGAGCTCGACCCGCTGGTGCCCGGCCAGTCGCGCGAGGGCGACCGGATCGAGGTCGACGGCCGCTTTCGCACCGCGCTACCGGGCATCTATGCTGGCGGCGACTGCGTGGCGCCGCGGCTGGAGGCGACGCAGGCGCGCCGCCACGGCCTGCAGGCGGCGCAGGCCATCCATGCCGATCTGCTGGCCTGA
- a CDS encoding NCS1 family nucleobase:cation symporter-1, whose amino-acid sequence MTHPTANDLWNDDLAPTTAAQRTWRWYHFAALWVGMVMCIPAYTLSASLVEAGMSGWQAVMTVFLANAIVLVPMLLIGHAGAKYGIPYAVLARTSFGTGGAKLPALMRAIVACGWYGIQTWFGGSMIYTLLGVMQGAPIGGEPLAWLGINLAQLLCFLAFWAIQLYFVVHGMESIRQLETWTAPLKIAICFVLLWWVHDKAGGFGPLLEQRSQFVPGGPRAGQFWSTFWPSLTAMIGFWATLALNIPDFTRFARSQRDQVVGQTVGLPLPMGLLAALAVIVTSATVVLYGKALWDPVDLASRMTGIAVLVALIVLLVDTVSVNLAANLVGPAYDFSALAPRRISYRGGGYLTAGLALVMMPWKILESTQNYIMTWLVGYSALLGPIAGVLVVDYYLVRKTRLEVDQLYRHDGIYSYGNGWNNAALAAFALGVLPNIPGFLNAAFPASFPDVGEVFKTIYTYAWFVGVAIAAVVYGLMMKGRGAR is encoded by the coding sequence GTGACCCATCCAACCGCCAACGATCTCTGGAACGACGACCTCGCTCCGACCACCGCCGCCCAGCGCACCTGGCGCTGGTACCACTTCGCCGCCCTGTGGGTCGGCATGGTGATGTGCATCCCGGCCTACACCCTGTCGGCCAGCCTGGTCGAGGCGGGGATGTCGGGCTGGCAGGCGGTCATGACGGTCTTCCTGGCGAACGCCATCGTGCTGGTGCCGATGCTGCTGATCGGCCATGCCGGCGCCAAGTACGGCATCCCGTATGCCGTGCTGGCGCGTACCTCGTTCGGCACCGGCGGGGCCAAGCTGCCGGCGCTGATGCGCGCCATCGTTGCCTGCGGCTGGTACGGCATCCAGACCTGGTTCGGCGGCAGCATGATCTACACCCTGCTGGGCGTGATGCAGGGCGCGCCGATCGGCGGCGAGCCGCTGGCCTGGCTCGGCATCAACCTGGCGCAGCTGCTGTGCTTCCTGGCGTTCTGGGCGATCCAGCTGTATTTCGTGGTGCACGGGATGGAGTCGATCCGCCAGCTCGAGACCTGGACCGCGCCTTTGAAAATCGCGATCTGCTTCGTGCTGCTGTGGTGGGTCCATGACAAGGCGGGCGGCTTCGGGCCGCTGCTCGAGCAGCGTTCGCAGTTCGTGCCCGGCGGCCCCAGGGCGGGCCAGTTCTGGTCGACCTTCTGGCCCTCGCTGACCGCCATGATCGGCTTCTGGGCCACGCTGGCGCTGAACATCCCCGACTTCACCCGCTTCGCCAGATCGCAGCGCGACCAGGTGGTCGGCCAGACCGTCGGCCTGCCGCTGCCCATGGGGCTGCTGGCGGCGCTGGCGGTGATCGTCACCTCGGCCACCGTGGTCCTGTACGGCAAGGCGCTGTGGGACCCGGTCGACCTGGCCAGCCGCATGACCGGCATCGCGGTGCTGGTGGCCCTGATCGTGCTGCTGGTCGATACGGTGAGCGTGAACCTGGCGGCCAACCTGGTCGGCCCGGCCTATGACTTTTCTGCGCTGGCGCCGCGCCGCATCAGCTATCGCGGCGGCGGCTACCTCACGGCCGGCCTGGCGCTGGTCATGATGCCGTGGAAGATCCTGGAATCGACCCAGAACTACATCATGACCTGGCTGGTCGGCTACTCGGCCTTGCTGGGACCGATCGCCGGCGTGCTGGTGGTCGACTACTACCTGGTGCGCAAGACCCGGCTCGAGGTCGACCAGCTGTACCGGCACGATGGCATCTATAGTTACGGGAATGGCTGGAACAACGCGGCGCTGGCGGCCTTCGCGCTGGGCGTGCTGCCCAATATCCCGGGCTTCCTGAACGCGGCCTTCCCGGCCAGCTTCCCCGACGTCGGCGAGGTGTTCAAGACGATCTATACCTATGCCTGGTTCGTCGGCGTCGCCATCGCCGCCGTGGTCTACGGCCTCATGATGAAGGGGCGGGGCGCGCGATGA
- a CDS encoding helix-turn-helix transcriptional regulator has product MTVRFRPGQFYGVRHERTQGGIFELGVLEANAPERDVHLHLHEEAHYVLVLAGTYLSSANGAPAFAPAPALVYNPPGTVHRDRFLGGKGRFMTISIAPRHLDGDESLRRIPAQASYLQQAACLRTAFSLARRMQGRPDATLLESGVWELLAHSDGRPGRPLRQPPSWMRHAYGAVMDGAVDPGLSIAEVAAGSGVHPVHLARVFREQFGCSPGELLRWRRIERACAMLRQRGLGMAEIAFEAGFVDQSHMSHAFRQRFGMPPGAWRRQMFDGYKTAPQAAD; this is encoded by the coding sequence ATGACGGTGCGCTTCCGCCCTGGCCAATTCTATGGCGTGCGCCACGAGCGCACCCAGGGCGGAATCTTCGAACTCGGGGTGCTCGAAGCGAACGCGCCCGAGCGCGACGTCCACCTGCACCTGCACGAGGAAGCGCATTACGTGCTGGTGCTGGCCGGGACCTACCTGTCCAGCGCCAACGGGGCGCCGGCCTTCGCGCCGGCGCCGGCCCTGGTCTACAACCCGCCCGGCACCGTGCACCGCGACCGTTTTTTGGGCGGCAAGGGGCGCTTCATGACGATCTCGATCGCGCCGCGCCACCTCGATGGCGACGAGTCCCTGCGCCGGATTCCCGCGCAGGCCAGCTACCTGCAGCAGGCGGCCTGCCTGCGCACGGCTTTCTCGCTCGCCCGCCGCATGCAGGGCCGGCCGGACGCCACCCTGCTCGAATCCGGCGTGTGGGAATTGCTGGCGCATTCCGATGGCAGGCCGGGGCGGCCCCTGCGCCAGCCGCCGTCCTGGATGCGCCACGCCTACGGGGCGGTAATGGATGGCGCCGTCGATCCCGGCCTGTCGATTGCCGAGGTGGCGGCCGGCAGCGGCGTGCATCCGGTGCACCTGGCGCGCGTGTTCCGCGAGCAGTTCGGCTGCTCGCCCGGCGAGCTGCTGCGCTGGCGCCGCATCGAACGCGCCTGCGCCATGCTGCGCCAGCGCGGCCTGGGCATGGCCGAGATCGCGTTCGAGGCCGGCTTCGTCGACCAGAGCCATATGAGCCATGCCTTCCGCCAGCGCTTCGGCATGCCGCCCGGCGCCTGGCGCCGCCAGATGTTTGATGGATACAAGACAGCGCCGCAGGCAGCCGACTAG
- a CDS encoding serine hydrolase domain-containing protein, translated as MFRYAIALACFVAAGSAGGANFDAVTGEIKAGNFKQITSVVVSRHGKVLYEQYFDDEGAQGLRNTRSVTKTVGGMLVGAAIERKLLTVDAPVLPFFRDRMPVAHPDPRKDRITVEDLLTMSAIVECDDFNEFSRGHEERMYLIEDWSRFYLDLPVRGFPEWTPPPAQQPYGRAFSYCTAGTALIAPLLERATGRSVQDFADEVLFKPLGIDKVKWQVQPLGPAMTGGSLGLRSRDLWKLGQLYLNGGKWAGKQVLPSAWVAQSIEPHARVRDGVDYGYLWWLQPFTVGEQKVNTYAMSGMGGNKVYVLPEWDAVVVITTTNFRVPGPHPLTEKLLTTLILPALQAE; from the coding sequence ATGTTTCGATATGCGATTGCGCTGGCCTGCTTCGTGGCCGCGGGGAGCGCCGGCGGCGCGAACTTCGATGCCGTCACCGGCGAGATCAAGGCCGGCAACTTCAAACAGATCACCAGCGTCGTGGTGTCGCGCCACGGCAAGGTGCTCTACGAGCAGTATTTCGATGACGAAGGAGCGCAGGGCCTGCGCAATACCCGCTCGGTGACCAAGACCGTGGGCGGCATGCTGGTGGGCGCGGCCATCGAGCGCAAGCTGTTGACGGTCGATGCGCCGGTGCTGCCCTTCTTCAGGGACCGGATGCCGGTCGCGCACCCCGACCCGCGCAAGGACCGCATCACGGTCGAAGACCTGCTCACCATGAGCGCCATCGTCGAATGCGACGATTTCAACGAGTTCTCGCGCGGGCACGAAGAGCGCATGTACCTGATCGAGGACTGGAGCCGCTTCTACCTCGACCTGCCGGTGCGCGGCTTCCCCGAATGGACGCCGCCGCCCGCCCAGCAGCCCTACGGCCGCGCCTTCAGCTATTGCACCGCCGGCACGGCCCTGATCGCGCCGCTGCTCGAGCGTGCGACCGGGCGCAGCGTGCAGGACTTTGCCGACGAAGTGCTGTTCAAGCCGCTGGGCATCGACAAGGTCAAATGGCAGGTGCAGCCGCTGGGGCCGGCGATGACGGGCGGGAGCCTGGGCCTGCGCAGCCGCGACCTGTGGAAGCTGGGCCAGCTCTACCTGAACGGCGGCAAATGGGCGGGCAAGCAGGTGCTGCCATCAGCCTGGGTCGCGCAATCGATCGAGCCGCATGCCCGGGTGCGCGACGGCGTCGACTACGGCTACCTGTGGTGGCTGCAGCCGTTCACCGTGGGCGAACAGAAGGTGAATACCTATGCCATGTCCGGCATGGGCGGCAACAAGGTCTATGTGCTGCCGGAGTGGGACGCGGTGGTGGTCATCACCACCACCAACTTCCGCGTGCCGGGGCCGCATCCGCTGACCGAGAAGCTGCTCACGACCCTGATCCTGCCGGCGCTGCAGGCAGAGTAA